Proteins co-encoded in one Fusarium fujikuroi IMI 58289 draft genome, chromosome FFUJ_chr06 genomic window:
- a CDS encoding related to PET191 protein, involved in assembly of cytochrome oxidase — protein MPSSCKELREALAQCLQESDCVMVERNSAADCLREPLVNTLPLKCRQLKKGFGECKRGMVDMRKRFRGNMPVAYRTMEQAEEGQGYQLYAGRPAFAGGVKKTDGNEPIPQDWREAENEKWKAEQAAMGQQKK, from the exons ATGCCCAGCTCATGCAAAGAACTGC GCGAAGCACTCGCGCAGTGTCTCCAAGAATCCGACTGTGTCATGGTTGAGCGCAACAGCGCCGCCGACTGCCTCCGCGAGCCCCTCGTCAACACCCTCCCGCTCAAGTGCCGACAGCTGAAGAAGGGCTTCGGCGAGTGCAAGCGTGGCATGGTGGACATGCGTAAAAGATTTCGAGGCAACATGCCCGTGGCATACCGTACGATGGAACAGGCCGAGGAGGGTCAAGGATATCAACTCTATGCCGGACGCCCGGCGTTTGCTGGCGGTGTCAAGAAGACGGACGGGAACGAACCCATTCCTCAAGATTGGAGAGAAGCCGAGAATGAGAAGTGGAAGGCAGAACAGGCAGCCATGGggcagcagaagaagtga
- a CDS encoding related to PET191 protein, involved in assembly of cytochrome oxidase gives MNPSQSLPSQASSHFQLEPIPAAILVDKEVKRRDAIALLGACKTGCRAIDDEVMLGGFERGSVVGISAEDEELGVQLGLQTLAHSLCEGTVTSGLLITPRPASVMLAGLRDAVKSELEAKRGTKDTIRVRLRQCLEKVMLSCVFDMDGLWEALADLDCEVVEEKDGAVQDQDQGATDIRQHDTTYELDEIQDSQDDDDVAFSPIHQASQPLAEEPCNKTQQHPDVIVITHFSSLLTGLFFHREKSAAHAALQLLSSHLRDLSRNLSSKPLILLLNSTSAVSSGPALATAASPAKQSQVDPTLRSIFNPPPLTGYSARRTKPNFGLIFTQLLDFHLLCTKVPKTRQDAEGAVRQLSGDEIELVWVVEVLLDELGVWEGHTGARSGREQRWAAVKVERGRIVQAIDEKEPEAKIPNISDVRVAGGFGGRRV, from the exons ATGAACCCATCACAGAGCCTCCCTTCACAGGCAAGCTCCCACTTTCAGCTTGAACCAATTCCCGCAGCAATACTGGTCGATAAAGAGGTGAAAAGGCGCGATGCAATCGCACTGTTGGGAGCCTGCAAGACAGGATGCAGAGCCATTGACGACGAGGTCATGTTAGGAGGCTTTGAACGTGGAAGCGTTGTGGGTATCAGCGcggaagatgaagagctaGGGGTTCAG CTTGGTCTCCAGACACTTGCACATTCGCTTTGTGAAGGCACGGTTACAAGTGGCCTGCTCATCACGCCCAGGCCAGCAAGTGTAATGCTGGCCGGCCTGAGAGACGCGGTGAAGTCCGAACTCGAGGCTAAACGGGGCACAAAGGATACTATAAGGGTGAGACTCAGACAATGTCTTGAAAAAGTCATGCTGTCTTGTGTATTCGACATGGATGGCCTATGGGAGGCACTGGCCGATCTGGATTGCGAggtggttgaagagaaggatggtGCGGTGcaggaccaagaccaaggggCAACAGACATCAGACAACATGATACAACATATGAGCTTGACGAGATCCAGGATAGccaggatgacgatgatgtggCTTTCTCCCCCATTCATCAAGCTTCGCAGCCCCTGGCAGAGGAGCCGTGTAACAAGACGCAACAGCACCCAGACGTTATCGTCATTACGCATTTCTCATCCCTTCTGACGGGTCTTTTCTTTCACCGCGAAAAGTCAGCAGCGCATGCCGCGCTTCAGCTTTTGAGCTCACACCTCCGCGATCTCTCGCGCAATCTATCCTCGAAGCCACTTATCCTTCTACTGAACTCGACATCAGCGGTATCCTCGGGTCCAGCACTCGCAACCGCAGCGTCACCAGCGAAGCAAAGCCAAGTTGATCCAACACTACGATCTATCTTCAACCCACCACCATTGACCGGCTACAGTGCCCGGCGCACGAAACCAAACTTCGGTCTGATATTTACGCAACTACTGGACTTTCACTTACTGTGCACAAAGGTTCCAAAGACAAGGCAGGATGCTGAGGGAGCAGTGAGGCAACTTTCTGGGGACGAGATCGAGCTGGTATGGGTCGTGGAGGTGTTGTTGGATGAGCTGGGCGTCTGGGAAGGTCATACAGGAGCTAGGTCGGGAAGGGAGCAGAGATGGGCGGCTGTGAAAGTTGAAAGGGGGAGAATTGTTCAAGCaattgatgagaaggagcCCGAGGCTAAAATCCCAAATATAAGCGACGTGAGGGTTGCGGGCGGTTTTGGAGGACGCAGAGTATAA
- a CDS encoding probable oxidoreductase, short chain dehydrogenase/reductase family superfamily, with product MAVILIVGATRGLGASLTKKYAEKSENTVYGTTRSSEGPKDSPSGVKWLSDIDLIQSNAGQKLASLLDPAQPIDSVIITAGYFATEDLTLDKGPKWEEEQRMYTTSSIAPVFIVHQLVHKGLLRKGSKVVLVSSESGSITLRHPKEGGGNYAHHASKAALNMVGKLLSLDLKDQGVIVSIVHPGFMRTEMTKGVGFDKFWDDGGAVTPDKAAASLISWIDSLDISKTGEYWAPRGPRDIGTAEVVLGEDLATPLHLPW from the exons ATGGCAGTCATACTCATCGTAGGAGCTACTCGTGGCTTGGGTGCTAGCCTCACCAAGAAGTACGCCGAAAAGAGCGAAAACACCGTCTACGGTACGACCAGATCATCCGAGGGCCCGAAAGACTCACCCTCTGGAGTCAAATGGCTTTCTGATATCGACCTCATACAATCTAACGCTGGCCAGAAGCTGGCCAGTCTGCTAGACCCAGCTCAGCCAATCGACTCGGTG ATCATCACAGCTGGTTACTTTGCTACAGAAGACCTTACCTTGGATAAAGGTCCGAAATGGGAGGAAGAGCAGCGAATGTATACGACCAGCTCTATTGCCCCCGTCTTTATCGTCCATCAGCTCGTCCACAAAGGTCTCTTGCGCAAGGGTTCCAAAGTGGTGCTTGTATCTTCCGAGTCTGGCAGCATCACTCTGCGACATCCAAAGGAAGGGGGTGGCAACTACGCTCATCACGCAAGTAAAGCGGCTCTCAACATGGTTGGTAAGCTGCTTAGCTTGGATCTTAAGGACCAGGGCGTCATTGTCAGCATCGTGCACCCAGGCTTTATGCGAACTGAAATGACAAAAGGCGTAGGGTTTGACAAGTTCTGGGATGATGGTGGAG CTGTGACACCAGACAAGGCGGCGGCGAGCCTCATCAGCTGGATTGACAGTCTTGATATTAGCAAAACAGGAGAATACTGGGCACCGCGAGGACCGC GGGATATTGGGACTGCTGAGGTTGTGCTGGGCGAAGACTTAGCTACACCACTGCATCTCCCGTGGTAA
- a CDS encoding related to Mac1p interacting protein (MIC1 protein) produces the protein MFSNLTNIVQKAQQLIDPTQGLNLSSSDRNPSKSSLFQSQFRLPASQTPLYEINAELTIPPSNATHGDKDQERGWHYAGKLHLSEHFMCFSTTPTSFVQSASTSTSTAFTGQTHGGGPSGNGFTFPLCAIRRVERLNSQNFQFALALTTWNGLLADSPKDKDSKDKKDLREQRITIHLAGTRQSCERFCDGLKKGLRAGVSNVAKLRRVAAECYSEHLLRTEDRKNATPPDAGLGMLFRYPGDPKKLRDRAKMRLWAEYLRDNGRNFTLIRQPTFHKLIRVGLPNRLRGEIWELTSGSIYLRLENPALYTDTLAKFEGQESLAIDEIEKDLNRSLPEYPGFQSEDGINRLRRVLTAYSWVNTEVGYCQAMNIVVAALLIYMSEAQAFFLLSALCDRLVPGYYSTTMYGTLLDQKVFESLVERTMPILWDHLVKSDVQLSVVSLPWFLSLYINSMPLVFAFRVLDVFFVEGPKVLFQVGLAILRINGEELLDAADDGAFISVLKAYFARLDESAHPKSENPKLRAVTRFQELMVVAFKEFAGITHSSITELRLKNKDAVLNNIENFAKRTAIRNLGPESKLLSTDELGSLYDRFYNILYERQQRDHMIQQEKLRRAKSSRMRASEIFATHHDEVEKGRVGLGPSTSLMDYDAFREFLASMSKWAISDSPGATKYSNYEDRQNMFHSARRPSEIMSPWGGGPEPADHEFLQRLFKRWDVDDSSALTLQNVVTGLAQIKGKRDIMGTITYFFELYDDDKDGKVDREGILRISEALLFLSRRGLEGTLSPGTSSALESDSASGHESQASLPPGISTNERFLGSVSAFIRRCFEYADPASGHNDTAVAKPDDEDSRDAFAIGDEDEDEDEEDEEDLLGPESPTGTPTKAKKPSLSSESSLSTTDNYDAASRRRVSKAKSEAANAALDPAHPLHLTLPTFRMVVLADELLEQFFESSFPASFHIIEGLPNTASSASSLTTFSSLGFGARPPIPPPVGPPGAGRGLRGVLDNIVTDGMRVATEVRRRMEEAQKELEKNALPGQRPEEDEEDDDDLGVEVGVRKGPSGSSTDIERRSVRSSDRDLLDGADAEAGALSKPQEQSLLDVSPKDGRPRAGTATSTGSTGGSAVVEFEG, from the exons ATGTTCTCAAACTTGACCAACATTGTCCAGAAAGCACAGCAGCTTATTGATCCCACCCAGGGACTCAATCTTTCCAGTTCCGATCGCAATCCTTCCAAGTCGTCCCTATTCCAAAGTCAATTCCGCCTCCCTGCCTCCCAGACACCCCTCTACGAGATCAACGCCGAGCTTACTATTCCACCTTCCAACGCGACACACGGCGATAAGGACCAGGAGAGAGGATGGCATTATGCTGGGAAACTGCATCTATCAGAGCACTTTATgtgcttctcaacaactccTACTAGCTTTGTCCAATCCGCCAGTACTTCCACGTCAACCGCTTTCACTGGCCAAACACATGGCGGAGGCCCCAGCGGCAACGGCTTCACATTTCCATTATGTGCTATACGAAGAGTTGAGCGCCTGAATAGCCAGAACTTTCAG TTCGCACTAGCTCTAACCACTTGGAATGGCCTTCTCGCCGACTCTCCTAAAGACAAGGACTCGAAGGACAAAAAGGACTTAAGAGAGCAACGTATTACAATCCACCTGGCCGGGACCAGGCAGTCCTGCGAGCGTTTTTGCGATGGCCTCAAAAAAGGCCTAAGGGCAGGAGTTAGCAATGTAGCCAAACTACGGCGAGTCGCTGCTGAGTGCTATTCTGAGCATCTCCTCAGAACCGAGGATAGGAAAAATGCCACCCCGCCAGATGCCGGCCTAGGGATGCTCTTCCGATATCCTGGCGACCCAAAAAAGCTAAGGGACAGGGCGAAAATGCGCCTCTGGGCCGAGTATCTACGTGACAATGGTCGAAACTTTACCCTGATCCGCCAGCCAACTTTCCACAAGCTCATTCGCGTTGGTCTGCCAAACCGGCTCAGAGGCGAGATTTGGGAACTCACATCTGGCTCGATTTATCTACGCCTGGAAAATCCAGCACTCTATACCGATACCCTGGCAAAGTTTGAAGGCCAAGAGTCGCTTGCTATCGACGAGATCGAAAAGGACCTCAACCGAAGTCTTCCAGAGTATCCAGGCTTCCAAAGCGAGGATGGAATCAACCGCCTACGTCGGGTATTAACTGCTTACAGTTGGGTCAATACCGAGGTCGGATATTGCCAAGCCATGAATATCGTCGTGGCCGCATTATTGATTTACATGTCTGAAGCCCaggctttctttcttctctcagcACTTTGCGACAGACTCGTTCCCGGGTATTACTCCACGACCATGTATGGAACCCTTCTTGATCAGAAGGTATTCGAGTCTTTGGTGGAAAGGACAATGCCCATACTCTGGGATCATCTTGTCAAAAGCGACGTGCAGTTGTCAGTCGTCTCGCTCCCGTGGTTTCTGTCACTTTATATCAACTCGATGCCCCTTGTCTTTGCCTTCCGTGTTCTGGACGTGTTCTTCGTTGAAGGGCCAAAGGTCCTGTTTCAGGTAGGGTTGGCAATCTTGCGCATCAATGGCGAGGAGTTGCTTGATGCGGCGGATGACGGGGCTTTCATTTCAGTTCTGAAGGCTTACTTTGCCCGCTTGGATGAGTCGGCTCACCCCAAGTCTGAAAATCCAAAGTTGCGTGCCGTGACCCGATTCCAGGAATTGATGGTCGTGGCCTTCAAGGAGTTCGCAGGAATAACTCACAGTAGTATCACCGAGCTGCGTTTGAAGAATAAGGACGCCGTCCTCAATAATATTGAGAACTTTGCTAAGAGGACCGCTATTCGCAATCTGGGTCCCGAAAGCAAATTGTTAAGTACTGATGAGCTTGGTTCACTATATGATCGGTTCTACAATATCCTATACGAACGCCAGCAGAGGGACCATATGATTCAACAAGAGAAATTGCGGCGAGCGAAGTCAAGCAGGATGCGGGCATCTGAGATTTTCGCAACTCACCACGATGAAGTTGAAAAGGGACGTGTTGGATTAGGCCCAAGCACAAGCCTCATGGACTACGATGCATTTCGCGAATTTCTTGCAAGCATGTCAAAATGGGCTATATCGGATTCACCAGGTGCGACAAAGTACAGCAATTATGAGGACCGTCAAAATATGTTTCACAGCGCCAGGCGGCCATCCGAAATAATGTCACCCTGGGGTGGAGGACCGGAGCCTGCTGATCACGAATTTTTGCAACGTTTATTCAAGAGATGGGATGTGGATGACAGCTCTGCCTTGACTCTTCAGAACGTCGTTACAGGTCTAGCGCAGATCAAAGGGAAACGTGACATTATGGGCACTATTACATACTTCTTTGAGTTATATGACGATGATAAGGACGGCAAGGTTGACCGTGAAGGTATCCTGCGGATCTCAGAAGCTTTGTTATTTCTGTCTCGTCGGGGCCTAGAGGGCACATTGAGTCCTGGAACCTCCAGTGCCCTTGAAAGTGATTCAGCAAGCGGGCATGAATCACAAGCTAGCTTACCGCCTGGTATATCGACTAACGAGAGGTTCCTGGGAAGCGTGAGTGCTTTTATAAGACGGTGCTTCGAGTACGCCGATCCAGCTAGCGGGCATAATGACACGGCCGTGGCAAAgccagatgatgaagactcgAGAGATGCGTTTGCTAtaggtgatgaggatgaggatgaggatgaggaagatgaagaagaccttTTGGGCCCCGAATCTCCAACCGGAACCCCGACAAAGGCTAAGAAACCCAGCCTCTCATCAGAGAGTTCTCTCAGCACTACTGACAACTACGATGCGGCCTCACGACGCAGGGTCTCGAAAGCCAAATCTGAGGCAGCAAATGCGGCACTAGATCCTGCGCATCCTCTGCACCTTACATTACCCACCTTCCGCATGGTTGTTCTCGCGGATGAGTTGCTAGAACAATTCTTCGAGTCGTCTTTCCCAGCTTCTTTCCATATCATCGAGGGGCTTCCCAACACAGCATCGTCAGCATCATCTCTTACAACATTCTCCAGTCTTGGGTTTGGAGCTAGACCTCCTATTCCCCCGCCCGTCGGCCCTCCAGGAGCAGGCCGTGGCTTACGCGGCGTGCTCGATAACATCGTCACGGATGGAATGCGTGTCGCCACAGAGGTCAGAAGACGGATGGAGGAGGCCCAAAAGGAACTCGAGAAGAACGCTTTGCCCGGACAGcgacctgaagaagatgaagaagatgacgatgatctcgGAGTTGAAGTCGGCGTGAGAAAGGGACCTTCAGGTAGCAGCACCGACATCGAACGACGATCCGTGAGGAGCTCGGACCGGGATTTATTAGATGGGGCAGATGCAGAGGCCGGCGCATTGAGCAAACCTCAAGAACAGAGTTTACTCGACGTGAGCCCCAAGGATGGAAGGCCTCGTGCTGGTACCGCAACTTCGACGGGGTCGACTGGAGGATCGGCAGTGGTAGAGTTTGAAGGATAG
- a CDS encoding related to cAMP-dependent protein kinase catalytic subunit, translated as MAATVAPSHAGGLPSSSGIPAPSHSASSHPHAQDAPSGPTTPTPSPLPQTRKFNLRDFRRVRTLGTGTFARVCLVRPAATAHIPLDHQLNPEVYALKILRKPEVIRLKQVDHVRHERAILADVAGHPFITNLIASFSDQDSLYMLLDYVPGGELFTYLRKLRRFEEPVARFYAAEIVLVLEYLHEQQGGIAYRDLKPENLLLDQEGHIKLVDFGFAKRLGYREDNRPVETYTLCGTPEYLAPEVIQNKGHTGAVDWWALGILIYEFLTGYPPFWHQNPIEIYKQILEKPVVFPQDPPLSEEAKDIIRSFCTVDRSRRLGNISGGAARVKSHPFFLDTNWDDIFNRRQKGPIQPPIRYPGDAQCFDVYPEDDGSREPYGREMAEKYDPYFADF; from the exons ATGGCTGCGACCGTTGCGCCCTCACATGCTGGTGGCctaccatcgtcatcgggAATCCCTGCGCCCTCACATTCCGCAAGCTCTCACCCACATGCCCAAGATGCTCCGAGTGGACCAACAACTCCCACGCCAAGTCCATTACCACAAACTCGAAAATTCAATCTTCGCGACTTCAGACGAGTTCGCACACTAGGGACAG GAACATTTGCTCGGGTCTGCCTCGTTCGTCCCGCCGCAACTGCGCATATACCCCTTGACCATCAACTCAACCCCGAAGTCTACGCCCTCAAGATCCTACGGAAACCGGAAGTCATCCGTCTTAAACAAGTCGATCATGTCCGACACGAGCGCGCTATTCTCGCTGATGTCGCAGGTCATCCTTTCATCACAAACCTAATTGCCTCCTTTTCCGACCAAGATTCGCTCTACATGCTGCTCGACTACGTTCCAGGGGGAGAGTTGTTCACATATCTTAGAAAGTTACGACGCTTCGAAGAACCTGTCGCACGTTTCTACGCCGCCGAGATCGTTCTGGTTTTGGAGTACTTGCACGAGCAGCAAGGAGGTATTGCCTATCGAGATCTTAAACCTGAAAACCTACTTCTGGATCAAGAGGGCCacatcaagcttgtcgaTTTTGGCTTTGCCAAGCGACTCGGCTACCGTGAGGATAACCGCCCCGTCGAGACATACACCTTGTGCGGGACACCTGAGTATCTCGCCCCCGAAGTCATCCAGAACAAAGGTCACACAGGCGCAGTTGACTGGTGGGCACTGGGCATTCTAATATATGAGTTCTTGACGGGGTATCCTCCTTTCTGGCACCAGAACCCCATCGAGATCTACAAGCA GATCTTAGAAAAGCCGGTTGTCTTTCCCCAAGACCCCCCCTTATCAGAAGAAGCTAAGGATATAATACGGTCCTTCTGCACCGTCGATCGTTCTCGGCGCCTTGGTAATATAAGCGGCGGTGCAGCACGTGTGAAATCCCACCCTTTCTTCCTTGACACCAACTGGGATGACATTTTCAACCGTCGACAAAAGGGCCCCATTCAGCCCCCGATACGATATCCCGGCGATGCACAATGCTTCGACGTCTACCCCGAGGACGACGGATCTCGCGAACCTTATGGCCGCGAGATGGCGGAGAAATATGACCCATACTTTGCTGACTTCTAG
- a CDS encoding related to phosphatidylinositol phosphate phosphatase: MTPPSIDLLYLTFNCAKNLLDIPVFGSHLQTALRQNATGLPEVVVLSLQEVAPLAYSFIGGYFLNPYLSRYEQAINIAAQHIIDDLSSRNSETANTTPTALPSKPYTLVRGKNVGYTAILLFAREPSRLKNIQEAEVGFGAAEIGNKGAVGLRMLYEADGGSSELTFVATHLAAMEWNLPRRNANWAAIMRGMAFENPEVVVNSYKTSVTPSPASTPPAEDEPERARLLDNEHNEQHSQLQQQLHNISVFRPSSFLFVAGDLNYRISTTSPPPSATFPSLDPESENYYPDFFRLDQLTRERNAGRTLHGLSEHEVRFPPTYKYDVLPPRPGTREPEVDVPWKFAVHRYPSWTDRILFLDVPSWLKKGNSQDPKFNVRAYDCLPVLRMSDHRPVFLRMDVPLISPSDMAPPSDLDCGVSKDPRARLPMEIDPEAWERRAAARRKEVMAGWSMYLWSTKQGACILATVLAFGAGVYWLYQRF; encoded by the exons ATGACCCCCCCTTCCATTGACCTCTTGTACCTTACATTCAACTGTGCCAAGAATCTTCTCGACATCCCTGTCTTCGGCAGCCATTTGCAAACCGCCCTTCGTCAAAACGCAACTGGCTTACCAGAGGTTGTTGTTCT CTCGCTACAGGAGGTGGCACCCCTGGCGTACTCCTTCATTGGTGGTTACTTCTTGAACCCATACCTCTCACGATACGAACAAGCCATCAATATCGCCGCTCAACACATTATCGATGATCTATCGAGTCGAAATAGCGAGACTGCCAACACTACGCCCACCGCCCTCCCCTCGAAGCCATACACACTTGTGCGAGGCAAAAATGTGGGCTACACCGCCATACTACTCTTCGCTCGCGAGCCTTCGAGGCTAAAGAATATTCAAGAGGCGGAAGTCGGATTTGGGGCCGCTGAGATAGGGAACAAGGGCGCTGTCGGTCTACGCATGCTTTATGAAGCTGATGGTGGCTCATCTGAGCTAACCTTTGTCGCAACACACCTGGCGGCTATGGAATGGAACTTGCCCCGGCGTAATGCCAACTGGGCTGCTATAATGCGTGGTATGGCTTTTGAAAACCCAGAAGTGGTTGTGAATAGCTACAAGACCTCTGTCACCCCATCtccagcctcaacaccacctgCCGAAGACGAGCCCGAGCGTGCGCGCCTCCTCGATAATGAACACAACGAGCAACACtcacaacttcaacaacagtTGCACAACATCTCCGTTTTCAGGCCCTCATCATTTCTCTTTGTTGCCGGCGATCTAAATTATAGAATATCCACCACGTCCCCGCCGCCTTCCGCTACATTCCCCAGTCTAGATCCGGAGTCGGAGAACTACTATCCAGATTTTTTCCGTCTCGATCAGCTTACGCGTGAACGTAACGCTGGCCGCACTTTACATGGGCTATCGGAGCATGAAGTGCGCTTCCCACCGACTTACAAGTACGATGTGCTACCACCACGACCTGGCACGCGAGAGCCCGAGGTTGACGTGCCCTGGAAATTTGCGGTTCACCGCTATCCAAGTTGGACAGATCGGATTCTCTTTCTCGACGTACCTTCGTGGCTCAAAAAAGGGAATAGCCAGGACCCCAAGTTCAACGTTCGTGCTTATGACTGTCTTCCAGTACTGCGTATGAGCGATCATCGTCCAGTGTTCCTACGTATGGACGTGCCACTCATTTCGCCGAGTGATATGGCCCCGCCGTCAGACCTGGACTGTGGTGTAAGCAAGGACCCTCGGGCCCGACTTCCTATGGAAATTGACCCAGAGGCCTGGGAGCGCCGGGCCGCCGCACGACGTAAGGAGGTCATGGCAGGCTGGAGCATGTACCTCTGGAGTACTAAGCAGGGTGCCTGTATCCTAGCCACAGTACTCGCTTTTGGTGCAGGTGTATACTGGCTGTACCAGCGGTTCTAA
- a CDS encoding probable casein kinase-1 hhp1 — MTTMDLRVGNKYRIGRKIGSGSFGDIYLGTNIISGEEIAIKLESVKAKHPQLEYEARVYKSLAGGVGIPFVRWFGTECDYNAMVLDLLGPSLEDLFNFCNRKFSLKTVLLLADQLISRIEYIHAKSFIHRDIKPDNFLMGIGKRGNQVNVIDFGLAKKYRDPKTHFHIPYRENKNLTGTARYASINTHLGVEQSRRDDMESLGYVMLYFCRGSLPWQGLKAATKKQKYDRIMEKKMTTPTEVLCRGFPNEFAIYLNYTRSLRFDDKPDYSYLRKIFRDLFVREGFQYDYVFDWTVYKYQKNAQAIAQAAGQANPEDEEKARASRTNAATAGQSAAKPNAIPSTRRKMLERGSGAGVDTPDTNRAIGGSDRM, encoded by the exons ATGACGACCATG GATCTTCGCGTCGGTAATAAATACCGTATCGGTCGAAAGATCGGTTCAGGTTCTTTCGGTGATATCTACTTGGGCACCAATATCATCTCTGGTGAGGAGATTGCCATCAAGCTCGAGTCCGTAAAGGCCAAGCACCCGCAACTGGAGTATGAGGCCCGTGTATACAAGTCTCTTGCTGGTGGCGTTGGAATCCCGTTTGTTCGCTGGTTTGGTACCGAGTGCGACTACAATGCCATGGTTCTCGACCTTCTCGGCCCCAGTCTGGAggatctcttcaacttctgtAACCGAAAGTTTTCCTTGAAGACCGTTCTTCTCCTGGCCGATCAGCTCATCTCTCGAATCGAATACATTCACGCCAAGTCTTTCATCCACCGAGATATCAAGCCCGACAACTTCCTCATGGGTATTGGCAAACGAGGCAACCAAGTCAACGTTATCGATTTCGGTCTTGCCAAGAAATATCGCGACCCCAAAACTCATTTCCACATTCCCTACAGAGAGAACAAGAATCTGACAGGTACTGCGCGCTACGCCTCCATCAACACCCACTTGGGCGTCGAGCAATCACGACGTGATGATATGGAGTCCCTCGGTTACGTTATGCTCTATTTCTGCCGCGGCTCTCTCCCTTGGCAAGGTCTGAAAGCTGccaccaagaagcagaagtacGACCGTATTATGGAAAAGAAGATGACCACCCCTACTGAGGTTCTCTGCCGTGGATTCCCCAATGAGTTTGCAATTTACCTCAACTACACTCGATCTCTTCGATTCGACGATAAGCCTGATTACAGCTACCTCCGCAAGATCTTCCGCGACCTCTTCGTTCGCGAGGGTTTCCAGTATGATTATGTTTTCGACTGGACAGTCTACAAATACCAGAAGAACGCGCAGGCTATCGCACAGGCTGCCGGTCAGGCCAACcctgaagacgaggaaaagGCCCGTGCCAGTCGTACCAACGCCGCTACTGCCGGCCAGTCTGCTGCGAAGCCTAATGCCATCCCCAGCACTCGTCGCAAGATGCTCGAGCGAGGCTCCGGTGCTGGCGTCGATACTCCCGACACCAACCGTGCCATCGGTGGAAGCGACAGGATGTGA